In a genomic window of Penaeus chinensis breed Huanghai No. 1 chromosome 30, ASM1920278v2, whole genome shotgun sequence:
- the LOC125041186 gene encoding palmitoyl-protein thioesterase 1-like isoform X2: MGPKDVCFLALICLLGITDAQDKPTPLVIWHGMGDTCCFFFSMGHIKKLVEERIPGIYVRSLMIGENIIEDEEHGYFGNVNNQVDEVCQKIAADPELQGGYHAMGFSQGGQFLRAIAERCPQPAMRNLITFGGQHQGVFGLPNCPPDNLLCEEMRRLLNLGAYIDWIQSSLVQAQYWHDPLHEDEYRNASIFLADINNEEVINESYRENLKKLENFVMVKFEEDSMVVPPESEWFGFYSPGQDSEVLPLQQTQLYIEDRLGLKEMDEAGKLHFLSVAADHLNFDDQWFLEEIVDKFVV; encoded by the exons ATGGGACCCAAAGATGTGTGTTTTTTGGCACTGATTTGCCTTCTGGGCATCACTGACGCTCAAGACAAACCTACACCCCTTGTAATATGGCATGGAATGG GAGATACATGCTGCTTCTTCTTCAGCATGGGTCACATCAAGAAGTTAGTGGAGGAACGCATTCCTGGAATATATGTCCGCTCATTGATGATTGGCGAAAACATCATTGAG GATGAAGAGCATGGCTATTTTGGAAATGTAAACAACCAGGTGGATGAAGTCTGTCAGAAGATAGCAGCCGACCCTGAGCTCCAGGGAGGATACCATGCCATGGGCTTCTCGCAAGGAGGCCAGTTCCT CCGAGCCATTGCCGAGCGCTGTCCTCAACCAGCCATGCGCAACCTGATCACATTTGGCGGACAACACCAGGGTGTTTTTGGCCTCCCAAATTGCCCTCCCGATAACTTACTCTGCGAGGAGATGCGACGTCTGCTTAATCTAGGAGCTTACATTGA TTGGATCCAGAGCTCATTGGTACAGGCACAGTATTGGCATGATCCTCTTCATGAAGATGAATACCGCAATGCATCCATTTTCCTGGCAGACATCAATAATGAGGAG gtCATAAACGAGTCATACCGTGAAAACCTCAAAAAGCTGGAGAACTTTGTCATGGTCAAGTTTGAGGAAGATTCCATGGTTGTCCCTCCCGAGAGTGAGTGGTTTGGATTTTACAGTCCAGGCCAGGATTCCGAGGTCTTACCCTTGCAGCAGACGCAGCTCTACATCGAG GACCGTCTGGGACTGAAGGAAATGGACGAAGCAGGAAAGCTCCACTTCCTTAGCGTTGCAGCTGATCATCTCAATTTTGATGACCAGTGGTTCCTGGAAGAGATTGTTGATAAGTTTGTGGTTTAA
- the LOC125041186 gene encoding palmitoyl-protein thioesterase 1-like isoform X1, with translation MGPKDVCFLALICLLGITDAQDKPTPLVIWHGMGDTCCFFFSMGHIKKLVEERIPGIYVRSLMIGENIIEDEEHGYFGNVNNQVDEVCQKIAADPELQGGYHAMGFSQGGQFLRAVAERCPKPAMKNFISVGGQQQGVFGFPHCPELPQQSRFCEYVRRVLNYGSYVSWIQSSLVQAQYWHDPLHEDEYRNASIFLADINNEEVINESYRENLKKLENFVMVKFEEDSMVVPPESEWFGFYSPGQDSEVLPLQQTQLYIEDRLGLKEMDEAGKLHFLSVAADHLNFDDQWFLEEIVDKFVV, from the exons ATGGGACCCAAAGATGTGTGTTTTTTGGCACTGATTTGCCTTCTGGGCATCACTGACGCTCAAGACAAACCTACACCCCTTGTAATATGGCATGGAATGG GAGATACATGCTGCTTCTTCTTCAGCATGGGTCACATCAAGAAGTTAGTGGAGGAACGCATTCCTGGAATATATGTCCGCTCATTGATGATTGGCGAAAACATCATTGAG GATGAAGAGCATGGCTATTTTGGAAATGTAAACAACCAGGTGGATGAAGTCTGTCAGAAGATAGCAGCCGACCCTGAGCTCCAGGGAGGATACCATGCCATGGGCTTCTCGCAAGGAGGCCAGTTCCT GCGTGCAGTAGCAGAAAGGTGTCCAAAACCAGCCATGAAGAATTTTATCAGTGTTGGTGGCCAACAACAGGGTGTATTTGGCTTTCCTCACTGCCCTGAGTTGCCACAGCAGTCACGCTTCTGTGAATATGTCCGCAGAGTGCTTAACTATGGATCCTATGTATC TTGGATCCAGAGCTCATTGGTACAGGCACAGTATTGGCATGATCCTCTTCATGAAGATGAATACCGCAATGCATCCATTTTCCTGGCAGACATCAATAATGAGGAG gtCATAAACGAGTCATACCGTGAAAACCTCAAAAAGCTGGAGAACTTTGTCATGGTCAAGTTTGAGGAAGATTCCATGGTTGTCCCTCCCGAGAGTGAGTGGTTTGGATTTTACAGTCCAGGCCAGGATTCCGAGGTCTTACCCTTGCAGCAGACGCAGCTCTACATCGAG GACCGTCTGGGACTGAAGGAAATGGACGAAGCAGGAAAGCTCCACTTCCTTAGCGTTGCAGCTGATCATCTCAATTTTGATGACCAGTGGTTCCTGGAAGAGATTGTTGATAAGTTTGTGGTTTAA